In the Candidatus Bipolaricaulota bacterium genome, GCGATGTACAGGGAGAAACGGACCGACGGCTGACCATCCGATCCTACTAGCTTTATTCGATTGCTTGCCATAGATTGCTATATTTGGTATAAACTTTCACATGGTGGAGTTGGCCTTCCTATTCTTGGCAGGGGCGTATGTCGGCTGGAACATCGGGGCGAACGACGCGGCAAATTGTATCGGGACCTCGGTTGGTTCTGGGCTCCTTTCTTATCGAAAGGGGATCATCCTGGTAGGGGTGTTCGTCATCGCTGGGGCACTTCTGCAAGGGCAGCACGTGATGCACACGATCGGAAAGGGGATCGTAACCGCCGAGCTTCCAGTGGCCGCGGTGTTCGCTGCCCTCCTGTCAGCAGGGCTGTTCGTTACTTCGGCGACGTTTTTTAAGCTCCCCGTCTCAACCTCACAAGCGATCGTCGGAGGAGTGGCCGGGGTCGGGCTGGCTGCCGGGGCTCCGGTTGACTTCTCCAAGCTCCTAAACATCGTTATGGTATGGGTGCTCGATCCGTTTCTCACCGGGCTGATGGCGTTCGGGATCTATCACCTGTTTGCGTTCTTCCTCCGGCGGGTACAGCGACCAGGTCGGTGGGACGCCATTCTGAAATGGCTCGTATTAGCGAGTGCAGGGTACGTCGCCTTCTCACTCGGGGCGAACGACGTGGGAAATGCGGTTGGCCCGATCGCCAATCTCGGGGTCCCATCCCATTGGCTCGCTCTCCTTGGCGGGACAGCGCTTTCGATTGGCGCATTCACCTTCGGACACCGGGTGACCGAGACGGTGGGTGGAGGGATCACTGTCCTTGATCCGTTGAGTGCATTTGCGGCCCAGGCCTCCGCCGCCATCGCCGTTCATTTTTTCTCGATCATCGGAATCCCGGTTTCTACCTCCCAATCGGTGGTGGGGGCGGTGGTTGGCGTCGGTATGGTGAAGGGGGTACGGGCGATCAAGCGAGGGCGAGTCCTCCAGATCGCGGTAGGGTGGGTCGCTACCCCGACCTCTGCCGGGATCTTCTCGTTCCTCCTCTACAAGCTGATCTCCCTCGCCCTATAGCCGGCGCTGGGCGATCATCATGTCGATCCGGTCGGAAAGGTCCTCGGCCCGGTCGGAGATCTCGACGAGCGCCTCGATCAGCCCGTAGAGCTGCAGCTTCGCAGCGAGATCGATCCCCATCTTGAAGATCGCCTTCACCGCCTCTCGCTCCACCCGGTCGACCTCGCTCTCTTTGATCTCGATCTGCTTGGTGTGATCGAGGGCGGCGTTCATATCCTCGAACAGGAGGTGCATTGCGGAGTTGACCTCATCCGCGATCTCCTTGGTCTTGTCCGCGATCTTCTGGACGAACGGCTTGATCGACTCGGGGATCTCGATCCGCTGCAGGAGGAGATAGTCCAGCGTCTCCTCTCCGGCGTTCGCCAGCTTGTCCACCTGTTCGATCACCTCGAGGATATCGCGCCGGGATGGAGCGAGAAGCGCTCCTCCGAGCAGGGAGGCCTCCACCTCCCGGCGGACGTCGTCCGCCTTCCCCTCTGCGGTGTGGGTGGCGAGGGCGAGCTCGCCCGCGGCATCGACATCACCGTTCAGGTACGCGAGAAGCGACTCCTGAAAATGGGAAAGGCTCTCCTCCACATGGTCGAGGTGCTTTAACACCAGGGTCTCGATCTCCTTCTGCTTTCTCCACAACACGTCCATCCCTCCACGTTCGGTATTGGTTCCAGGTTAGCCCGTTTCCGGTCCGGTGTCAACTGCGCGGGTTGCGCCGCACCTGATTTTTCGGTACGGTGCAGGCAAGAAAGGAGGAGACAATGAGAGGGTACATCGTCTGGTTTTTCGCCCTTGGCCTGATCCTCGGAGGGGCGGCCGCTCTGGCGGCGGAGATCCACCTCCCCGGGGACACGAGCTTACACGGTAACGTGCTCATCGCCGAGCAGTTCTATAAGACGGAGGTCGTGCACGGAAAGCAGGTGCAGGTCCCCCTCCCGTACCGAGTCTGGCCGGGGAAGAACGGGATGCGCGATTCTGACTACTTCGACGTCCGGATCGAGGCCCATCCCGGGGACGTGATCATGCTCGCCGCTGGGACCCACAAGTTCGACGTGTGGATCTATACCCCTGGGATCACCATCACCACCGATCCGGCGACCGCGGGGATGGCCGACATCTGGGGGACGGTGGAGGTGGACGCGGACAACGTGACCCTGGACGGGATCGCGGTCACCGGTCCCCGCAAGACGGAGCGCGGGCTGTCGAGCGGCCATGGGATTGAGATCAACCGTGAGCACGTCAATAGGATCACGATCCGAAACTGTCTGGTGAAGGAGAACGAGTGGATGGGGATCCACGTGATCGGCGTGCGGGGCGAGATCGAGGAGCTGCGGGTGGAGGACTCGAAGATCGTGGATAACGGGAGCTTCGGGATCGAGTGCCAGACGGTGAAGAACCTGGTCGTCACCGGGTGCACGATCACCGGCAACCTCGAGGGGGTCCATATTGGAAGCTACGTAGACAACGTCATCCTCGAGAACAACACGATCACGGGCAACCGCAAGGTCGATGTGTACCGCAAGCAGGATTAATCCTCGATCGTCACCGGTACGAGGATTGCCTCACCAGCGGCGCCGGTGATCCAGATGAAGTAACTCCCCGGCGCCAGGTCCTGCGGATCGAGCTGCAGGCTGTAGCCGCCTGCTCCGCGTGCGGATGAGAGGGTGACCTTCGGAGCCGCTCCTCCGCCTCCGGCAGCGGTGATGCCCACGGCAGCGACCTTGACCCACGGTCTCGTTTTCCAGCCCTCATCAAGGGTCAGCGAGATCGGGCCGTGCGGCGTTACCGGAGTCACTTCCTCTTCCGCCAGCGAGATCAGCGTCTCGAGATCGGGGGAGTTCGGCTTGCCCGCGGTTGCGACAAGGCGGTCCCCGGCGGAATCGGTCCCGTAGACCAGGATGCCGGGGTTGGTGTGCCAATTGTCGCTCGTGTCCGGTCCGAGCGGGTCGGTCCGTTCCATGGTCGCTTCGGTGCGCGGATCGCCGGCCGCCCAGCCCGTGCCGCTGCCAGCGTTCGCCGTATCCACCACCTCTCCGGCCGAGTTCACCAGCTCGATCACCGCCCCGTCGTCCGGCAGGGGGGCATCGTAGACGAGGTCGGCCGTCACATCGCTCACTGCCTCATCGCTTCCCCGCTCGAGGAGGTAATAGCCGCGCCCTTCGTTCCCGTCCTTGCCGGCGACCCACCACGCCATGTCGATCACCTTCCAGCCAAGATCGTTCCCCGGCTCTTTGACGAAGGTGATCGGCGGCCGCCGCCGCGGATTGGTGCACGGACTCGTCGGAGCCGGGGAGATCGTCCCGGAGAGGGGAATCCAGGTCCAGACGCTCTCGTCGCTCGGATCCGCTTTGCTGGGATACCAGCCGATCTTCCAGCCGGTCAGGTCGACCGGGGTCTCCCCCAGGTTCTCCAGCTCGATCCACTCGGCGTTGGAATCGGACGGGGTTCCGGCCCACGCGACCTCGGAGATGATCACCTTCCCATCGCACGGGGAACCGACCGCTCCTCCCCCTCCTCCGGCGATCCCGGTGATCGTCACGCTGACGGTGGAGACATCGGAGCGGACTTCGCCGCCCGCCCCTTCTCCGGAGACGGAGGCATGGTTGGTGAGCGGGCCGGGGAGATCGTCCGCAGTGATGGTGTAGGTGGCGGTGACCGTCATCGACTCGCCGGGGAAGAGGACGTTCCGCGGGAGCGGGATCTCCCCAAGGCGATCGTCGGTGAGGACGAGGTCAGTGATCGTCACGTTGCCGGTATTCTCGATCGTGTACGTGTAGATCAGGGTATCCCCCACCACGGCCTGATCGGTGTTCACTTCCTTGGTGAGCCGGATCCCTCCCGTGCCGGAGATCTCGAGCAGGGTGATCGTGGCCGAGTCGGTGACCCGGTTCCCGAGCGGATCGTATGCAGTCGCCGTCCCTGTATCGCTGATCGGACCAGGGAGATCCTTCTCGGTCACCGTGCGGGTGAGCCGCCCCTCCGTACTCTCCCACGGGGCAAGCTCCGTTCTTTCAATGGGAACAGGACCAAGTGGATCATCGACCACCGAGATCCGATTGAGCGGGACCTTCCCGGTGTTCGTCACCCGGTAGACGTAGGTGATTGTGTCGCCGACCGTGAGCGGGGAGAGGGGAGAGAGGGGGAATCCCCGGGAGTCGAGCGCTTTGATCTCGATCATCACCCCGGAGTTCCCGGATGTGAGCTCCACCTGCGCCTGCGCCTGATCGC is a window encoding:
- a CDS encoding anion permease, producing MAGAYVGWNIGANDAANCIGTSVGSGLLSYRKGIILVGVFVIAGALLQGQHVMHTIGKGIVTAELPVAAVFAALLSAGLFVTSATFFKLPVSTSQAIVGGVAGVGLAAGAPVDFSKLLNIVMVWVLDPFLTGLMAFGIYHLFAFFLRRVQRPGRWDAILKWLVLASAGYVAFSLGANDVGNAVGPIANLGVPSHWLALLGGTALSIGAFTFGHRVTETVGGGITVLDPLSAFAAQASAAIAVHFFSIIGIPVSTSQSVVGAVVGVGMVKGVRAIKRGRVLQIAVGWVATPTSAGIFSFLLYKLISLAL
- a CDS encoding lamin tail domain-containing protein; the protein is PKPAKIEVEKKPDRTTATFGDAITYTYTVRNSGEETLYDVSLEDDRLGPITLPTTVLAPGESASATASTTVTEDDFPGPLVNTVTATARTTDGRTVSDQAQAQVELTSGNSGVMIEIKALDSRGFPLSPLSPLTVGDTITYVYRVTNTGKVPLNRISVVDDPLGPVPIERTELAPWESTEGRLTRTVTEKDLPGPISDTGTATAYDPLGNRVTDSATITLLEISGTGGIRLTKEVNTDQAVVGDTLIYTYTIENTGNVTITDLVLTDDRLGEIPLPRNVLFPGESMTVTATYTITADDLPGPLTNHASVSGEGAGGEVRSDVSTVSVTITGIAGGGGGAVGSPCDGKVIISEVAWAGTPSDSNAEWIELENLGETPVDLTGWKIGWYPSKADPSDESVWTWIPLSGTISPAPTSPCTNPRRRPPITFVKEPGNDLGWKVIDMAWWVAGKDGNEGRGYYLLERGSDEAVSDVTADLVYDAPLPDDGAVIELVNSAGEVVDTANAGSGTGWAAGDPRTEATMERTDPLGPDTSDNWHTNPGILVYGTDSAGDRLVATAGKPNSPDLETLISLAEEEVTPVTPHGPISLTLDEGWKTRPWVKVAAVGITAAGGGGAAPKVTLSSARGAGGYSLQLDPQDLAPGSYFIWITGAAGEAILVPVTIED
- a CDS encoding DUF47 domain-containing protein, producing the protein MDVLWRKQKEIETLVLKHLDHVEESLSHFQESLLAYLNGDVDAAGELALATHTAEGKADDVRREVEASLLGGALLAPSRRDILEVIEQVDKLANAGEETLDYLLLQRIEIPESIKPFVQKIADKTKEIADEVNSAMHLLFEDMNAALDHTKQIEIKESEVDRVEREAVKAIFKMGIDLAAKLQLYGLIEALVEISDRAEDLSDRIDMMIAQRRL
- a CDS encoding right-handed parallel beta-helix repeat-containing protein, coding for MRGYIVWFFALGLILGGAAALAAEIHLPGDTSLHGNVLIAEQFYKTEVVHGKQVQVPLPYRVWPGKNGMRDSDYFDVRIEAHPGDVIMLAAGTHKFDVWIYTPGITITTDPATAGMADIWGTVEVDADNVTLDGIAVTGPRKTERGLSSGHGIEINREHVNRITIRNCLVKENEWMGIHVIGVRGEIEELRVEDSKIVDNGSFGIECQTVKNLVVTGCTITGNLEGVHIGSYVDNVILENNTITGNRKVDVYRKQD